One Vitis vinifera cultivar Pinot Noir 40024 chromosome 8, ASM3070453v1 genomic window carries:
- the LOC100244729 gene encoding tubulin beta-5 chain, which produces MREILHVQGGQCGNQIGSKFWEVVCDEHGIDPTGRYVGTSDLQLERVNVYYNEASCGRFVPRAVLMDLEPGTMDSVRTGPYGQIFRPDNFVFGQSGAGNNWAKGHYTEGAELIDSVLDVVRKEAENCDCLQGFQVCHSLGGGTGSGMGTLLISKIREEYPDRMMLTFSVFPSPKVSDTVVEPYNATLSVHQLVENADECMVLDNEALYDICFRTLKLTTPSFGDLNHLISATMSGVTCCLRFPGQLNSDLRKLAVNLIPFPRLHFFMVGFAPLTSRGSQQYRALTVPELTQQMWDAKNMMCAADPRHGRYLTASAMFRGKMSTKEVDEQMINVQNKNSSYFVEWIPNNVKSSVCDIAPRGLSMASTFIGNSTSIQEMFRRVSEQFTAMFRRKAFLHWYTGEGMDEMEFTEAESNMNDLVSEYQQYQDATADEEVDYEDEEEEGLEPM; this is translated from the exons ATGAGGGAAATCCTTCATGTTCAAGGTGGACAATGTGGAAACCAGATCGGATCCAAGTTCTGGGAAGTTGTTTGTGATGAGCACGGCATTGATCCAACTGGACGGTATGTTGGGACCTCTGATCTGCAATTGGAGCGAGTAAATGTCTACTACAATGAGGCTTCTTGTGGGAGATTTGTTCCGCGTGCTGTTCTCATGGATCTGGAACCTGGCACTATGGACAGTGTTCGCACTGGTCCTTATGGCCAGATCTTCCGTCCTGACAACTTTGTTTTTGGACAATCCGGTGCTGGAAATAATTGGGCAAAGGGTCATTACACTGAGGGTGCAGAGCTCATTGATTCAGTTCTCGATGTTGTGAGGAAGGAAGCAGAGAACTGTGACTGTCTCCAAG GTTTCCAAGTTTGCCACTCACTTGGTGGAGGTACAGGTTCTGGGATGGGCACCTTGCTTATCTCAAAAATCAGGGAGGAATACCCTGATAGAATGATGCTCACGTTCTCTGTGTTCCCCTCACCAAAGGTCTCTGATACGGTGGTCGAGCCATACAATGCCACACTTTCTGTTCATCAGCTTGTTGAGAATGCAGATGAGTGCATGGTGCTTGATAATGAGGCTTTATATGATATATGTTTCAGAACTCTTAAACTGACCACTCCTAGCT TTGGTGATCTGAACCATTTGATCTCTGCGACTATGAGTGGTGTTACTTGCTGCCTCCGGTTCCCTGGTCAACTGAACTCTGACCTCCGAAAGCTTGCTGTGAACCTGATCCCCTTTCCTCGACTCCATTTCTTTATGGTTGGGTTTGCTCCTCTGACATCACGTGGATCCCAGCAATACCGTGCATTGACGGTTCCAGAACTGACCCAACAAATGTGGGATGCCAAGAACATGATGTGTGCTGCTGATCCACGACATGGCCGCTACCTGACAGCCTCAGCGATGTTCCGTGGCAAGATGAGCACCAAGGAAGTGGATGAGCAAATGATTAATGTCCAAAACAAGAACTCTTCCTACTTTGTGGAGTGGATTCCAAACAATGTGAAATCAAGTGTTTGTGACATCGCACCCAGGGGTCTGTCCATGGCATCCACCTTCATTGGGAATTCAACATCCATCCAGGAAATGTTCAGGAGAGTGAGTGAGCAGTTCACTGCCATGTTCAGGAGGAAGGCTTTCTTGCATTGGTATACTGGGGAAGGAATGGATGAGATGGAGTTCACTGAAGCTGAGAGCAATATGAATGATCTTGTGTCAGAGTACCAGCAGTATCAGGATGCTACTGCTGATGAGGAAGTTGATTATGAGGATGAGGAAGAGGAAGGCCTGGAGCCGATGTAA